One region of Bactrocera neohumeralis isolate Rockhampton chromosome 5, APGP_CSIRO_Bneo_wtdbg2-racon-allhic-juicebox.fasta_v2, whole genome shotgun sequence genomic DNA includes:
- the LOC126759601 gene encoding uncharacterized protein LOC126759601, which yields MTCCGEVDTSKGFKPSYNVKALTEKFYARHDTLNEDPKIVLSYKHYCEEIEKRQKYTARTFYLTPRTENQVYGWLHHLAFKYDPGYEQMLFHRARQSDPDIKIQNAINLAVLRGLRR from the coding sequence ATGACTTGTTGCGGGGAAGTTGATACTAGCAAGGGATTCAAACCGAGTTACAATGTGAAGGCTTTAACAGAGAAGTTCTATGCACGTCATGACACGCTCAATGAAGATCCAAAAATTGTGCTAAGTTACAAACATTACTGTGAGGAAATAGAAAAGCGGCAGAAGTACACGGCGCGCACCTTTTATCTCACGCCGCGGACAGAAAATCAAGTTTATGGTTGGTTACACCATTTGGCATTCAAATACGATCCCGGCTACGAACAGATGCTTTTTCATCGTGCACGACAATCGGATCcagatataaaaatacaaaatgcaataaatttagcAGTTTTGCGTGGCCTGAGGCGTtag